A stretch of the Actinomyces qiguomingii genome encodes the following:
- a CDS encoding Z1 domain-containing protein, translating into MSVDQYDKALEQALTGMSDPRDLHPIVSVFLPTGETIAREEIPDLILDADRNAPGRRKFHIRLSEWDAEKDAAWTDGTAARTPERRALIMRLLGISDDAVERIREAFPVFADRTTVIAAPDWTPWYDEERRGAHHFYWDGYRSLLESRLPAESVADIDAATTDIVRRLADPAGSEAYQSKGLVVGHVQSGKTANFTGVIAKAIDAGYRLIIVLTGTVEILRSQTQRRLDMELIGRENILGGIDERDEDLLADVDYVSNDDADWRAGRFVSYGAGFTNAGVPAIRRLTGAKDDYEMLRAGLDALDPRAGHELSDPARPMWHPDNIHRTDVRIAVVKKNKAVLTKLVNDLRRIKARTTEIPALIIDDEADQASVNTVNPKKSGQKQRTAINRLIAELMRMLHRAQYVGYTATPFANVFISPEDAEDVFPRDFIVSLGAPKEYRGGRAYHDFEQLTSEERKDPAVSNECAFVRDLRGDDDVDPKRVDEELLGALDAFVLTGAIKLWRAEVRPELAGSFRHHTMLVHESVKQAEHAELGDRIRGLWRRAGYGAPAAMNRLRRLFDEDFMVVSAARQWEENLPQPDSFDDVAPFIGEVLDLVMAGGADPVVIVNGDKDQQYNQVDFQRDRVWRILVGGTKLSRGFTLEGLTVTYFKRRAAQADALMQMGRWFGYRPGYSDLVRLYMARQIKGPRGAVYDLYDAFGAIMQDEEQFRDQLATFARIKEDGRPAVKPIDVPPLVFQQLPWLRPTGRNKMYNAKLDFSGIGGVLQDFPRQPDRGDGGTNKRHFELVRPWFERDLFGPVEEFEYRDPRGNKRRTFKGRVAVVPAEEMLSVLAGFEWVEKFDFTPTLEMIRRAMAEGKLEDWAVLLPLLEGAPEKTVDGLRIPMLRRTRRPDRGGFSGSSFRQRDAIETIAGKPDAIGEHSPGGDAALAYRTRTRGSMLLTFAADPKGRAERTPSRMPEEMTAADTATIFSLALPYEAAPKGRIAFSVRRRDRSDDPVVDAD; encoded by the coding sequence ATGAGCGTGGACCAGTACGACAAGGCCCTGGAGCAGGCCCTCACTGGCATGAGCGATCCGAGAGACCTGCATCCCATCGTGTCGGTCTTCCTTCCGACCGGCGAGACGATCGCCCGCGAGGAGATCCCGGACCTCATCCTGGATGCGGACCGCAACGCCCCCGGAAGACGCAAGTTCCACATCCGACTCAGCGAATGGGATGCGGAAAAGGATGCGGCCTGGACCGACGGAACCGCCGCGCGCACGCCCGAACGACGAGCACTCATCATGCGACTGCTGGGGATCAGCGACGATGCGGTCGAGCGCATCCGCGAGGCCTTCCCCGTCTTCGCCGACAGGACCACCGTCATCGCCGCCCCGGACTGGACACCCTGGTACGACGAGGAGCGGCGGGGCGCGCATCACTTCTACTGGGACGGTTACCGGTCGCTGCTCGAGAGCCGACTGCCGGCGGAGTCGGTCGCGGACATCGACGCCGCCACGACCGACATCGTGAGACGGCTCGCCGACCCCGCGGGGAGCGAGGCGTACCAGTCGAAGGGTCTGGTCGTAGGACACGTACAGAGCGGCAAGACCGCCAACTTCACCGGCGTCATCGCCAAGGCCATCGACGCGGGATACCGGTTGATCATCGTGCTGACCGGGACCGTGGAGATCCTCCGCTCCCAGACCCAGCGGCGGCTCGACATGGAACTCATCGGAAGGGAGAACATCCTCGGCGGGATCGACGAGCGGGACGAGGACCTCCTGGCCGACGTCGACTACGTCAGCAACGACGACGCCGACTGGAGGGCCGGGAGATTCGTCTCCTACGGGGCCGGATTCACCAATGCGGGGGTCCCGGCGATACGCCGCCTGACCGGGGCCAAGGACGATTACGAGATGCTCAGGGCCGGTCTTGATGCGCTCGATCCGCGGGCGGGACACGAGCTCAGCGACCCCGCCAGGCCCATGTGGCACCCGGACAACATCCACCGCACCGACGTGCGCATCGCCGTGGTTAAGAAGAACAAGGCCGTACTGACCAAGCTGGTCAACGATCTGCGACGGATCAAGGCGCGCACGACGGAGATACCCGCGCTTATAATCGACGACGAGGCAGATCAGGCCTCCGTCAACACGGTGAACCCGAAGAAGAGCGGGCAGAAGCAGAGAACGGCGATCAACAGGCTGATCGCCGAACTCATGCGCATGCTGCACCGGGCCCAGTACGTCGGCTACACGGCCACGCCCTTCGCGAACGTGTTCATCTCGCCGGAGGACGCCGAGGACGTCTTCCCGCGTGACTTCATCGTCAGCCTGGGCGCCCCGAAGGAGTACCGGGGAGGGCGGGCCTACCACGACTTCGAACAGCTCACGTCCGAGGAGAGGAAGGACCCGGCCGTTTCGAACGAGTGCGCCTTCGTCCGCGACCTGCGGGGCGATGACGACGTCGACCCGAAGCGGGTGGATGAGGAACTGCTCGGTGCCCTGGACGCGTTCGTCCTGACCGGGGCGATCAAACTCTGGAGGGCCGAGGTCAGGCCCGAGTTGGCGGGCTCCTTCCGCCATCACACCATGCTGGTGCATGAATCCGTCAAGCAGGCCGAGCACGCCGAACTGGGGGACCGGATCCGGGGTCTGTGGCGGCGGGCGGGATACGGAGCGCCCGCAGCCATGAATCGACTGCGCCGACTCTTCGACGAGGACTTCATGGTGGTGTCTGCGGCTCGACAGTGGGAGGAGAACCTGCCCCAACCCGACTCCTTCGACGACGTGGCACCGTTCATCGGCGAGGTGCTCGACCTCGTCATGGCGGGCGGCGCAGATCCCGTCGTCATCGTCAACGGCGACAAGGATCAGCAGTACAACCAGGTCGACTTCCAGCGGGACAGGGTCTGGCGGATCCTCGTCGGCGGCACCAAGCTCAGCCGCGGATTCACGCTGGAGGGACTGACCGTCACCTACTTCAAGCGGCGTGCCGCCCAGGCGGACGCCCTCATGCAGATGGGCCGGTGGTTCGGCTACAGACCCGGATACTCCGACCTGGTCCGGCTCTACATGGCCCGGCAGATCAAGGGCCCCAGAGGAGCCGTCTACGACCTCTACGACGCCTTCGGGGCGATCATGCAGGACGAGGAGCAGTTCCGCGACCAGTTGGCGACCTTCGCCAGGATCAAGGAGGACGGCCGCCCCGCCGTCAAACCGATCGACGTCCCGCCATTGGTGTTCCAACAGCTGCCCTGGTTGCGCCCCACCGGCCGCAACAAGATGTACAACGCGAAGCTGGACTTCAGCGGCATCGGGGGCGTACTTCAGGACTTCCCGCGGCAGCCTGATCGCGGGGACGGCGGCACGAACAAGCGGCACTTCGAACTCGTGCGCCCCTGGTTCGAGCGCGACCTGTTCGGTCCGGTCGAGGAGTTCGAGTACCGGGATCCCCGTGGGAACAAGAGGCGCACGTTCAAGGGGCGGGTGGCCGTGGTTCCCGCAGAGGAGATGCTGAGCGTGCTGGCGGGCTTCGAGTGGGTGGAGAAGTTCGACTTCACCCCCACGCTGGAGATGATCCGCCGGGCGATGGCCGAGGGGAAGCTGGAGGACTGGGCCGTGCTCCTGCCCCTGCTGGAGGGGGCGCCGGAGAAGACGGTGGATGGGCTTCGTATACCTATGCTCAGGCGCACCCGCCGCCCCGATCGCGGGGGCTTCTCCGGAAGCTCATTCCGTCAGCGCGACGCCATCGAGACGATCGCCGGGAAACCCGATGCGATTGGTGAGCATTCCCCGGGCGGCGATGCGGCCCTCGCATACCGGACCAGGACTCGGGGCTCCATGCTCCTTACCTTCGCCGCCGATCCGAAGGGCAGGGCGGAGAGAACGCCGAGCCGCATGCCGGAGGAGATGACTGCGGCGGACACCGCCACGATCTTCTCCCTGGCGCTGCCCTACGAGGCCGCGCCCAAGGGCCGAATCGCGTTCAGCGTCAGACGCAGGGACAGGAGCGATGACCCCGTCGTCGACGCCGACTGA
- a CDS encoding PD-(D/E)XK motif protein has translation MDDHAGESNALTPETLAAYIDAGIPTEQRLADAPICILGIDPPRRELTLRTPATEADIDVSAYRMIRTDLFEEPGDETVWFRVTVDAEGVEYEAYSLLQSVADQLQQGDDMERALHVALDAYRGLLSRAPRLSEDQETGLFGELIALNRLIDGVGESRALAAWLGPQSEEHDFVLGDCDVEVKTTRSERRVHVIHGLGQLAPTPGRPLYLMSVQVTRAGASDSGATLPGMIERIRRRLRAGRIDFDDKLTEFGWEDARADRLYPTRLLLRSEPRFYAVDDDFPAITSAGLGRILSRPELVRSIDYRIDVTDLAPEEAPPVEFGAQVQEEPQP, from the coding sequence ATGGACGATCACGCGGGCGAGTCCAACGCCCTGACGCCCGAGACCCTGGCCGCATACATCGACGCCGGGATACCCACCGAGCAGAGACTCGCGGATGCGCCCATCTGCATACTCGGTATCGATCCGCCGCGCAGAGAACTGACTCTGCGCACACCCGCCACGGAGGCGGACATCGACGTCTCCGCCTACCGGATGATCCGCACCGACCTGTTCGAGGAGCCCGGGGACGAGACCGTTTGGTTCCGGGTCACCGTCGACGCCGAGGGCGTCGAGTACGAGGCGTACTCGCTCCTACAATCGGTGGCCGACCAGCTTCAACAGGGCGACGACATGGAACGCGCCCTGCACGTGGCCCTGGACGCCTACCGGGGGCTGCTCTCACGCGCGCCGCGGCTGAGCGAGGACCAGGAGACCGGACTCTTCGGTGAACTGATCGCCCTCAACCGACTGATCGACGGCGTCGGAGAGAGCAGAGCCCTTGCCGCCTGGTTGGGCCCGCAGTCGGAGGAGCACGACTTCGTGCTCGGAGACTGCGACGTCGAGGTCAAGACCACCCGGAGCGAGCGCCGCGTCCACGTCATCCACGGGCTCGGGCAACTCGCCCCCACGCCTGGACGGCCGTTGTATCTGATGTCCGTGCAGGTCACGCGGGCGGGCGCCTCCGATTCCGGCGCCACCCTCCCCGGCATGATCGAGCGCATCCGCCGCCGACTGCGTGCCGGGCGCATCGACTTCGACGACAAGCTCACCGAGTTCGGCTGGGAGGACGCGCGCGCGGACCGGCTCTACCCGACGCGCCTGCTCCTCCGCAGTGAGCCGCGCTTCTACGCCGTCGACGACGACTTCCCGGCCATCACCTCGGCCGGACTCGGCCGCATCCTGAGCCGACCCGAGCTGGTACGAAGCATCGACTACCGAATCGACGTCACCGACCTCGCCCCCGAGGAGGCACCGCCCGTCGAGTTCGGTGCGCAGGTACAGGAGGAGCCGCAGCCATGA
- a CDS encoding ATP-binding protein has product MEAITAVSSRTVPPDPSIADALGTHHELPTALADLVDNSIDAGAANVRIRILTEDDFVTGLLVIDDGRGMDDGGIDTAMALSRRRDYGATDLGHYGLGLKAASLSQTDTLDVYARAIGGVPVGRRITKDEPTRVHTLDAAQVGRVLDGPLVRTGGGAPMSGTAVHWTGFHNALTSPDRDERRSWISGLVEDVRDYLGLVFHRIIDRGAVEITVDEYDPESAQAGPARRVRALDPLALGVTAVHPHRLMGEVGRIPFGLTAVILTDGALNAPGVMASQRLSSAEGGQGLYVYRNDRLLQLGGWNSLTEGGRDYENLRIGINVGDALLDVVRINPEKSGVVLEPEMRRAIHDAVGEDVGTFTDLLASARSAAVAGRRRERRPIELVEPTRGLDRDVYDVIGDSVEFAAADPIAIRWERMPAGRLVEPDIERRVLRLNDRYRHVFSTSTDPEDAPLLKTLVYMLYSRFFEGSFLGAREKREVAAYERIINAALADELLRRGAEED; this is encoded by the coding sequence ATGGAGGCCATCACCGCCGTCTCATCGAGGACTGTCCCGCCGGATCCGTCGATCGCCGACGCCCTGGGAACCCACCACGAACTCCCCACGGCGCTTGCCGACCTCGTGGACAACTCCATCGACGCCGGCGCCGCCAACGTGCGCATCCGTATCCTCACCGAGGACGACTTCGTCACCGGTCTGCTCGTGATTGATGACGGCCGCGGCATGGACGACGGCGGCATCGACACCGCCATGGCACTGTCCCGGCGACGCGACTACGGAGCCACGGACCTCGGACACTACGGACTCGGACTGAAGGCGGCCTCCCTCAGCCAGACCGACACACTCGACGTCTACGCCCGTGCCATCGGCGGCGTGCCCGTGGGGCGTCGCATCACCAAGGACGAGCCGACCCGCGTGCACACGCTCGATGCCGCACAGGTCGGCAGGGTCCTCGACGGCCCACTGGTACGTACAGGCGGCGGCGCACCCATGAGCGGGACAGCCGTCCACTGGACCGGATTCCACAACGCCCTCACCTCCCCGGACCGGGACGAGCGGCGCTCCTGGATCAGCGGGCTCGTAGAGGACGTCCGCGACTACCTCGGACTCGTGTTCCACCGGATCATCGATCGCGGCGCGGTCGAGATCACCGTTGACGAGTACGACCCCGAATCGGCGCAGGCCGGACCCGCGCGCAGGGTGCGGGCACTGGATCCGCTCGCCCTCGGCGTCACCGCCGTGCACCCACATCGGCTCATGGGAGAGGTGGGCCGAATCCCCTTCGGCCTCACGGCCGTCATCCTCACCGACGGCGCCCTGAACGCCCCCGGAGTGATGGCGTCGCAGCGGCTGTCCTCGGCGGAGGGTGGGCAAGGCCTGTACGTCTACCGCAACGACCGCCTGCTGCAACTCGGCGGCTGGAACTCGCTCACCGAGGGCGGAAGGGACTACGAGAACCTGCGCATCGGCATCAACGTAGGCGATGCCCTGCTGGACGTGGTCCGCATCAACCCCGAGAAGAGCGGCGTAGTCCTGGAGCCGGAGATGCGTCGGGCCATTCACGACGCAGTGGGTGAGGATGTCGGCACGTTCACGGATCTGCTGGCGTCCGCGCGCAGCGCCGCCGTGGCGGGCCGCAGGCGGGAGAGACGCCCGATCGAGCTGGTCGAGCCCACCAGAGGCCTCGATCGGGACGTGTACGACGTCATCGGGGACTCCGTCGAATTCGCCGCGGCGGACCCCATCGCGATCCGCTGGGAGCGCATGCCCGCCGGCCGCCTGGTCGAGCCGGACATCGAGCGGCGTGTCCTCCGGCTCAACGACCGCTACCGCCACGTGTTCTCCACGAGCACCGACCCGGAGGACGCCCCACTGCTCAAGACGCTCGTATACATGCTCTACTCCCGGTTCTTCGAGGGATCATTCCTTGGCGCGCGGGAGAAGCGGGAGGTCGCCGCATATGAGCGGATCATCAACGCCGCCCTCGCCGATGAACTCCTGCGGCGCGGTGCGGAGGAGGATTAG
- a CDS encoding DUF499 domain-containing protein, with product MPAPSNRARVGRAIEIVAGALEPWLNGVVSPKLPPGVAWTDLLAQKDGRTDRTYSPSDLQCQLRLITERMGNLGFVVSGVLSRGEQNLAGELRDIRNNWAHNNPFSADDTYRALDTAERLLRAVNAPAEADQIRRMKQDSLRHAYDAATRRDTRATAVAMPDLGERGLAPWRDVVRPHPDILSGDYGQAEYAADLHQVAHGQGSEEYVDPVRFFERTYLTQGLKTLLRMTARRLSKDPNAQAVVNLQTTFGGGKTHSMLAAWHLAGGTPLEQLPQDVQELLSSTGIPENVRRVAIVGNEISPGQPTRKPDGTVVHTLWGELAWQLGGAEGYARIEQADRTGTNPGAALRTLISDNAPALILIDEWVAYARGLYGREGLAGGSFDTQFTFAQELTAAVQGVPGALLLVSIPASDIREDGTVTRASELEIGGDGGREALQRLQHVVARVAHNWSPASSGESFEIVRRRLFTDLDADGIRKRDATVKRFVEYYRGHRGELPTETFQPDYERRLRDSYPIHPELFDRLYGDWSSLERFQRTRGVLRLMSAVVHSLAQAGDDAPLIMPGSIPFDDAAVRDEIAGYLDDAWRTIIETDVDGENATPLGIDRDRQLFGKRALTRRIARTLFLGSAATLDTAHKGIDRQRIFLGVAMPGDTLGNFGSALQLLTDRATYVYTQGTRSWYDRQPSLNRMVTDRAAFIDAADVSGAAVAMLRGIAVAGRAPEFADVIVAPTSTGDVPDAQEATLVILGPGHTVVARNGRGSQPAGPGRDFTEELLRNRGSAPRSNVNALIAVAPEEGRWADAEQALRIHMAWSQMAEEASIRDHDLTVSQADQARRKAQETRGAAERAVAAAWIWALYPVQDDGSRPPEIEALRIEGEEQRIAVRAGTRLGKQDLILTALTPTGIALELQGPNLRAKWNEGRIAVGELWSYFTRYPYMPRLRDKRVLLDAVASVMNDIGWESVGFALAADYDASHGDFIDLRLPLEDEAPRITDTTLLVSPALARAQRGREEEERAAVAGDTETASAETDSNTATRRATTGAAAPRGGGAATSPTERPRVANARFKGVAEIDPGRDVAAQLAQLAEEVIAHLRAGGADALSIEVDIEASRYNGFNADTVRTVTENARTLGIKPGRFTEE from the coding sequence ATGCCCGCCCCATCCAATCGCGCCCGGGTCGGCCGGGCCATAGAGATCGTCGCCGGCGCCCTGGAGCCCTGGCTCAACGGCGTCGTCTCCCCGAAACTGCCACCGGGTGTCGCCTGGACCGACCTGCTGGCCCAGAAGGACGGCCGCACGGACAGGACCTACAGTCCCTCCGACCTCCAGTGCCAGCTGCGCCTCATCACCGAGCGCATGGGAAACTTGGGCTTCGTCGTCAGCGGCGTCCTGTCCCGCGGCGAGCAGAACCTCGCCGGCGAGCTGCGCGACATCCGCAACAACTGGGCCCACAACAACCCCTTCAGCGCCGATGACACCTACCGCGCCCTCGACACCGCGGAGCGCCTGCTGCGGGCCGTCAACGCCCCCGCGGAGGCGGACCAGATCCGCAGGATGAAGCAGGACAGCCTGCGTCACGCATACGATGCCGCCACCAGGCGCGACACCCGCGCCACCGCCGTCGCCATGCCCGACCTGGGGGAGAGGGGCCTAGCCCCCTGGCGGGACGTCGTCCGCCCGCATCCCGACATCCTCTCCGGCGACTACGGCCAGGCCGAGTACGCCGCCGACCTGCACCAGGTGGCACACGGCCAGGGGTCCGAGGAGTACGTCGACCCCGTCCGCTTCTTCGAACGCACCTACCTCACCCAGGGGCTCAAGACCCTCCTGAGGATGACCGCCCGGCGGCTGTCCAAGGACCCCAACGCCCAGGCCGTCGTGAACCTCCAGACCACCTTCGGCGGAGGCAAGACCCACTCCATGCTGGCCGCCTGGCACCTAGCCGGCGGGACACCACTCGAACAGCTCCCCCAGGACGTGCAGGAACTGCTCTCCTCCACCGGAATACCGGAGAACGTCAGGCGCGTCGCCATCGTCGGCAACGAGATCTCCCCCGGACAGCCCACCAGGAAGCCCGACGGCACCGTCGTACACACCCTGTGGGGCGAACTCGCCTGGCAGCTCGGCGGTGCCGAGGGCTACGCCCGGATCGAACAGGCCGACCGCACCGGCACCAACCCCGGCGCGGCACTGCGCACCCTCATCTCCGATAACGCCCCTGCCCTCATCCTCATCGACGAATGGGTCGCCTACGCGCGCGGACTTTACGGACGCGAGGGCCTGGCCGGAGGCAGCTTCGACACCCAGTTCACCTTCGCCCAGGAACTCACCGCCGCCGTCCAGGGCGTACCAGGAGCCCTCCTGCTCGTCTCCATCCCCGCCTCCGACATCCGCGAGGACGGCACCGTCACCCGCGCCTCCGAACTGGAGATCGGCGGCGACGGCGGCCGTGAGGCCCTCCAACGGCTCCAACACGTCGTGGCCCGGGTCGCCCACAATTGGAGCCCCGCATCCTCCGGCGAGAGCTTCGAGATCGTGCGCCGACGCCTGTTCACCGACCTGGACGCCGACGGCATCCGCAAACGCGACGCCACCGTCAAGCGATTCGTCGAGTACTACCGGGGACACCGCGGCGAACTGCCCACCGAGACCTTCCAACCCGACTACGAGCGGCGACTGCGCGACTCCTACCCCATCCACCCCGAACTGTTCGACCGGCTCTACGGCGACTGGTCCTCCCTCGAGCGGTTCCAGCGCACCCGCGGCGTCCTGCGCCTCATGAGCGCCGTGGTCCACTCCCTGGCGCAGGCCGGCGACGACGCCCCACTCATCATGCCCGGCTCCATCCCCTTCGACGACGCCGCCGTGCGCGACGAGATCGCCGGCTACCTCGACGACGCCTGGCGCACCATCATCGAGACCGACGTCGACGGCGAGAACGCCACCCCCCTGGGCATCGACCGCGACCGGCAGCTGTTCGGAAAACGGGCACTGACCCGGCGTATCGCCCGCACACTCTTCCTCGGCTCCGCGGCCACCCTGGACACCGCCCACAAGGGCATCGACAGGCAGCGCATCTTCCTCGGAGTCGCCATGCCCGGGGACACGCTCGGCAACTTCGGCTCCGCCCTGCAACTGCTCACCGACCGCGCGACCTACGTCTACACCCAGGGGACCCGCAGCTGGTACGACCGGCAGCCCTCGCTCAACCGCATGGTCACCGACCGGGCCGCATTCATCGACGCCGCCGACGTGTCCGGAGCCGCCGTCGCCATGCTCCGCGGAATCGCGGTCGCCGGCCGGGCGCCAGAGTTCGCTGACGTCATAGTCGCCCCGACATCCACGGGGGACGTGCCCGACGCGCAGGAGGCGACCCTGGTCATCCTCGGACCCGGCCACACCGTCGTCGCGAGGAACGGCAGAGGCTCCCAGCCGGCCGGGCCCGGCCGGGACTTCACCGAGGAACTCCTGCGCAACCGCGGATCCGCCCCCCGCAGCAACGTCAACGCCCTGATCGCCGTCGCCCCCGAAGAGGGACGCTGGGCGGACGCCGAGCAGGCGCTCCGCATCCACATGGCCTGGTCGCAGATGGCCGAGGAGGCCTCGATCCGCGACCACGACCTCACGGTCAGCCAGGCCGACCAGGCGCGGCGCAAGGCCCAGGAGACCCGGGGCGCCGCCGAACGCGCCGTCGCGGCCGCCTGGATCTGGGCCCTCTACCCGGTCCAGGACGACGGTTCCCGCCCGCCCGAGATCGAGGCGCTCAGGATCGAGGGCGAGGAGCAGCGGATCGCCGTCCGGGCCGGGACCAGGCTCGGCAAGCAGGACCTCATCCTCACCGCCCTCACCCCGACCGGCATCGCGCTGGAACTCCAGGGCCCGAACCTGCGTGCCAAGTGGAACGAGGGGAGGATCGCCGTCGGTGAGCTGTGGTCCTACTTCACCCGGTACCCCTACATGCCGCGCCTGCGGGACAAACGGGTACTGCTGGACGCCGTCGCCTCCGTCATGAACGACATCGGCTGGGAGAGCGTCGGATTCGCGCTCGCCGCCGACTACGACGCCTCCCATGGCGACTTCATCGACCTGCGCCTCCCGCTCGAGGACGAGGCGCCGCGGATCACCGACACCACTCTCCTCGTCTCGCCCGCGCTCGCCCGCGCCCAGCGCGGCCGCGAGGAGGAGGAACGGGCGGCCGTGGCGGGCGACACCGAGACCGCGTCCGCCGAGACCGACTCGAACACGGCGACACGGCGCGCCACTACCGGTGCCGCCGCTCCGCGAGGTGGTGGGGCGGCTACCTCCCCGACCGAGAGGCCCCGCGTGGCCAACGCCAGGTTCAAGGGCGTGGCCGAGATCGACCCCGGAAGGGACGTCGCCGCGCAACTCGCGCAGCTCGCCGAGGAGGTGATCGCCCACCTGCGGGCGGGAGGCGCGGACGCCCTCAGCATCGAGGTGGACATCGAGGCCAGTCGCTACAACGGATTCAACGCCGACACCGTACGCACGGTCACCGAGAACGCGCGTACGCTCGGCATCAAGCCGGGACGATTCACGGAGGAGTGA